The proteins below come from a single Aegilops tauschii subsp. strangulata cultivar AL8/78 chromosome 6, Aet v6.0, whole genome shotgun sequence genomic window:
- the LOC120966400 gene encoding uncharacterized protein, translating into MAGPDPAAVRAECDQALACLQRGNQPKALRLMKEALARHGEGSPLLLRAHGTVHSRITAVLTDPAACRVVDLAPDSLELAHFHTLLLYKAASDNHTYEEVLA; encoded by the coding sequence atggcgggcccggaccCCGCCGCCGTGCGGGCCGAGTGTGACCAGGCCCTCGCCTGCCTCCAGCGGGGCAACCAACCCAAGGCGCTGCGCCTCATGAAGGAGGCCCTCGCCCGCCACGGCgaggggtcgccgcttctcctcCGCGCCCACGGCACCGTCCACTCCCGCATCACCGCCGTCCTCACCGACCCCGCCGCGTGTCGCGTCGTCGACCTCGCGCCCGACTCCCTCGAGCTCGCCCACTTCCACACCCTCCTCCTCTACAAGGCCGCCAGCGACAACCACACCTACGAGGAGGTCCTCGCCTAG